Proteins encoded together in one Synechococcus sp. A15-62 window:
- the mtnC gene encoding acireductone synthase, which yields MNQQHLLLDIEGTTCPVSFVSDVLFPFAKKELSRYITQHWVKSPHNKPIQAARKEWLDDQSAESMKIKQQVMQGKTREVDGLIQYLKHLIGIDRKSTALKDLQGKIWEYGYNNGDLKSQLFPETAECLHQWHEQGLTLSVYSSGSVQAQKLLYRHSSNGDLEDLFSHWFDTHTGPKKSTESYTTIAEQLHSLPNHIWFVSDNGAECDSARLAGMHTLFSLRDGNPDRDPRDHTVVQSLREVSALLTTNQ from the coding sequence ATGAATCAACAACATCTACTGCTCGACATCGAGGGAACGACATGCCCAGTGAGCTTTGTCAGCGACGTTTTATTTCCCTTCGCCAAGAAAGAACTGAGTAGATACATCACACAACACTGGGTCAAAAGCCCTCACAACAAGCCCATCCAAGCGGCCAGGAAAGAATGGCTGGATGACCAATCCGCCGAAAGCATGAAGATCAAACAACAAGTCATGCAGGGCAAGACAAGGGAAGTTGACGGGTTAATTCAATACCTCAAACACCTGATTGGCATTGACAGAAAATCAACAGCACTCAAAGACCTGCAAGGAAAAATCTGGGAATACGGCTATAACAATGGCGATCTCAAATCTCAACTGTTTCCAGAAACTGCGGAATGCCTGCACCAATGGCACGAACAAGGATTGACGCTATCCGTGTATTCGTCGGGCAGCGTTCAAGCTCAGAAACTGCTTTACAGACACAGCTCAAATGGTGATTTAGAAGATCTTTTCAGTCACTGGTTTGACACACATACAGGCCCTAAAAAATCCACGGAGAGTTATACAACAATCGCCGAGCAGCTCCACAGCCTGCCCAATCACATTTGGTTTGTGAGTGACAACGGAGCTGAATGCGATTCCGCTCGCTTGGCAGGAATGCACACTCTCTTCAGCCTTCGCGATGGCAATCCCGACCGTGACCCACGGGATCACACGGTGGTTCAATCACTCCGCGAGGTAAGTGCTCTCCTAACAACAAACCAATAG